Proteins encoded in a region of the Bacteroidota bacterium genome:
- a CDS encoding adenylate kinase — protein MRLLMFGPPGVGKGTQAKLLSEEFGVPHISTGDMLRAAVAAGTELGKKAKSIMDAGHLVPDDVMIGIVREVLTSPRVQNGFILDGFPRTVDQAKALAALFEELHIRNYKVINFHVDNAEIIRRLGSRLMCVNDGNIYNKLSDGVTTDSPCPECGGKLIQREDDKEETVRKRLEIYTSTTKPVLDFYKERGVIVQLDGMASVDSVYEEIKQLVGA, from the coding sequence ATGCGATTACTCATGTTTGGCCCTCCGGGCGTCGGCAAGGGAACGCAGGCAAAACTTCTCTCGGAAGAGTTCGGTGTGCCGCATATTTCCACCGGCGACATGCTGCGCGCTGCCGTTGCCGCAGGAACAGAATTAGGCAAGAAGGCAAAAAGCATCATGGATGCGGGCCACCTCGTTCCCGATGACGTCATGATCGGGATTGTTCGCGAAGTTCTCACCTCGCCAAGAGTACAAAACGGATTTATCCTTGATGGCTTCCCGCGGACAGTCGATCAGGCAAAGGCACTTGCGGCGCTGTTCGAAGAGTTGCACATCAGGAACTACAAAGTCATCAACTTCCACGTCGACAATGCGGAAATCATCCGCCGCCTCGGCTCGCGCCTGATGTGTGTGAACGACGGCAACATCTACAACAAACTTTCCGATGGTGTCACGACCGACAGCCCGTGTCCCGAATGCGGGGGCAAGCTCATTCAACGCGAAGATGACAAAGAGGAGACGGTGCGTAAACGCCTCGAAATCTACACCTCCACCACGAAGCCTGTTCTGGACTTCTACAAGGAACGCGGCGTGATTGTGCAACTGGACGGCATGGCATCCGTTGACTC